A window of the Streptomyces griseochromogenes genome harbors these coding sequences:
- a CDS encoding fatty acid desaturase family protein: MDLTADGAVAPQLPNSQEATELRAALKHLRSDPRGWVFTLKFTLCALLTAGGVAMALRPEWGWRVAGVVLIGCMFAHAAELQHETLHNLAYRSRRLNTVTGVVLGLPMLISFAAYKATHMRHHRDLGTPMNREFFDYGDQYGLEERSKFGSFVDWAVRFTMVHHYALFVVNLGRSLLGRDFSGESVRVSRRIRRDHRLALALLLLLSALSWWLHSAVVVWVWLLPLVLVAGPVHALIELPEHYDCETLNRDPFANTRTIRSNRVLTWFTNSNNFHVEHHLMPNLPLERLPDLHAEVRGRIRYFNRGYLEYFGKLLRK, from the coding sequence ATGGATCTGACCGCGGACGGCGCTGTCGCCCCGCAGTTACCGAATTCCCAGGAGGCCACCGAACTCAGAGCAGCGCTGAAACACCTGCGCTCGGATCCACGGGGATGGGTCTTCACCCTGAAATTCACCCTCTGCGCGCTGCTCACCGCGGGCGGCGTCGCGATGGCGCTGCGGCCCGAGTGGGGGTGGCGCGTCGCCGGAGTCGTACTGATCGGCTGCATGTTCGCGCACGCCGCGGAACTCCAGCACGAGACACTGCACAATCTCGCCTACCGCAGCCGCCGGCTGAACACGGTCACCGGAGTCGTCCTCGGCCTGCCGATGCTGATTTCCTTCGCGGCCTACAAGGCGACGCACATGCGCCACCACCGCGACCTCGGGACCCCCATGAACCGGGAGTTCTTCGACTACGGCGACCAGTACGGTCTCGAGGAGCGCTCGAAGTTCGGATCCTTCGTCGACTGGGCCGTGCGGTTCACCATGGTCCACCACTACGCGCTGTTCGTGGTGAACCTCGGCCGGTCCCTGCTCGGCCGGGACTTCAGCGGGGAGAGCGTACGGGTCTCGCGCCGCATACGCCGCGACCACCGCCTGGCCCTCGCCCTGCTGCTCCTGCTGTCCGCGCTGTCCTGGTGGCTGCACTCCGCGGTCGTCGTATGGGTGTGGCTCCTCCCGCTCGTCCTGGTGGCAGGGCCGGTGCACGCCCTCATCGAACTGCCGGAGCACTACGACTGCGAAACCCTGAACCGGGACCCGTTCGCCAACACCCGCACCATCCGCTCCAACCGCGTCCTGACATGGTTCACCAACAGCAACAACTTCCATGTCGAACACCACCTGATGCCCAATCTCCCGCTGGAGCGGCTGCCGGATCTGCACGCCGAAGTCCGCGGACGCATCCGCTACTTCAACCGCGGCTATCTCGAGTACTTCGGAAAGCTGCTCCGCAAGTGA
- a CDS encoding type II toxin-antitoxin system PemK/MazF family toxin translates to MSTYTDENVPGRQGPHATTEADPHEVGRVRTEYSPAHDGDPDPGEIVWTWVPFEENDGRGKDRPVLVVAREAAGTFLAVQLSSKRHDGDREWVAIGSGPWDRTGRDSWVDVDRVLRLHEEGMRREACALDRMRFNLVRQRLHERYGWT, encoded by the coding sequence GTGAGCACGTACACCGATGAGAACGTCCCGGGCCGCCAGGGCCCGCACGCCACCACCGAGGCCGACCCGCACGAGGTCGGCCGGGTGCGTACCGAATACTCCCCCGCCCACGACGGCGACCCCGACCCCGGCGAGATCGTGTGGACCTGGGTGCCGTTCGAGGAGAACGACGGCCGGGGCAAGGACCGCCCGGTGCTGGTGGTGGCCCGGGAAGCGGCCGGCACCTTCCTCGCCGTCCAGTTGTCCAGCAAGCGGCACGACGGGGACCGGGAGTGGGTGGCCATCGGCAGCGGCCCCTGGGACCGGACCGGCCGTGACTCGTGGGTGGATGTGGACCGGGTGCTGCGGCTGCACGAGGAGGGCATGCGCCGGGAGGCGTGCGCGCTCGACCGGATGCGCTTCAACCTGGTCAGGCAGCGGCTCCACGAGCGGTACGGCTGGACCTGA
- a CDS encoding SPFH domain-containing protein, protein MPMVIGVVAGAAVVAVLVVIGLFKMMWRVAEPNEALIISGSTHRTEGLEEGMGFRIVTGRGTLVLPGVQAVRKLSLDLNETELHVDCVTHQGIPLEVRGVVIFKVGDDFVSIANAARRFLDQQRLMSERVHIVFAGHLRSIVGGLTVEDMIRDREKLTGQTRAACGTEMEKLGLIVDSLQIHEIEDPTGYIQNLAMPHAAAVQRDARIAQAEANRLATEAEQQSYARMAEATRDSEILQAGYQAERDKAAAKSRQAGPLADAAARQEVVVQETRVAELEAHRREQQLQADVRKPADAKAYEKRTLAEAERDARISAAQAKAKETELAAAAEATRVKTAAGAEAEATKTRGTATAAATRATGEAEAAATQAKGLAQAEASKAKGLAEAEAIKARAAALAENQEAVVAQQLAENWPEIVRAGASAFGNVDNMVLLNGADGMSELFAKALTMGGTGLGLARRLLASMNENGQTDNGTSPSRNGVVPPASQKVPVERED, encoded by the coding sequence ATGCCGATGGTCATCGGCGTCGTTGCGGGGGCGGCCGTCGTTGCCGTCCTCGTCGTGATCGGTCTGTTCAAGATGATGTGGCGGGTCGCCGAGCCGAACGAGGCGCTCATCATCTCCGGGTCCACGCACCGTACCGAGGGCCTTGAGGAGGGCATGGGATTCCGCATCGTCACCGGGCGCGGCACGCTGGTGCTGCCCGGTGTGCAGGCGGTGCGCAAGCTCTCCCTGGACCTGAACGAGACCGAGCTGCACGTGGACTGCGTGACCCACCAGGGCATTCCGCTCGAGGTACGGGGCGTGGTCATCTTCAAGGTGGGCGACGACTTCGTGTCGATCGCCAACGCGGCCCGCCGTTTCCTGGACCAGCAGCGGCTGATGTCGGAGCGGGTGCACATCGTCTTCGCCGGTCATCTCAGGTCCATCGTGGGCGGGTTGACGGTCGAGGACATGATCCGCGACCGGGAGAAGCTGACCGGGCAGACCCGGGCGGCCTGCGGTACGGAGATGGAGAAGCTCGGCCTGATCGTCGACTCGCTGCAGATCCACGAGATCGAGGACCCGACCGGGTACATCCAGAACCTGGCCATGCCGCACGCGGCGGCCGTGCAGCGGGACGCGCGCATCGCGCAGGCCGAGGCGAATCGTCTCGCCACCGAGGCCGAGCAGCAGTCGTACGCCCGGATGGCGGAGGCCACCCGGGACAGCGAGATCCTGCAGGCCGGCTACCAGGCCGAGCGGGACAAGGCGGCGGCGAAGTCCCGCCAGGCCGGTCCGCTCGCCGACGCGGCCGCCCGCCAGGAGGTCGTCGTCCAGGAGACGCGGGTCGCCGAACTGGAGGCGCACCGCAGGGAACAGCAGCTCCAGGCGGACGTCCGCAAGCCGGCCGACGCCAAGGCCTACGAGAAGCGGACGCTGGCCGAGGCCGAGCGCGACGCGCGGATCTCGGCGGCACAGGCGAAGGCGAAGGAGACCGAGCTGGCGGCCGCGGCCGAGGCGACCCGGGTCAAGACGGCCGCGGGCGCCGAGGCGGAGGCCACCAAGACCCGGGGTACGGCCACGGCCGCGGCGACCCGGGCCACGGGTGAGGCCGAGGCGGCCGCCACACAGGCCAAGGGTCTGGCTCAGGCCGAGGCGTCCAAGGCCAAGGGTCTCGCGGAGGCGGAGGCCATCAAGGCTCGCGCCGCCGCCCTCGCCGAGAACCAGGAGGCGGTGGTCGCCCAGCAACTCGCCGAGAACTGGCCGGAGATCGTCCGGGCCGGCGCGTCCGCCTTCGGCAACGTGGACAACATGGTGCTGCTCAACGGCGCCGACGGAATGTCCGAGCTGTTCGCCAAGGCGCTCACCATGGGCGGTACGGGCCTCGGCCTCGCCCGCCGGCTGCTCGCGTCCATGAACGAGAACGGGCAGACGGACAACGGCACTTCACCGTCCCGCAACGGGGTCGTGCCGCCCGCGTCGCAGAAGGTGCCGGTGGAGCGGGAGGACTAG
- a CDS encoding MFS transporter: MATEKSTYRRGVAVVGALMLGAFAFNTTENLPIGILKLISDDLHQSLSAVGLLVSGYGLTVAVVSVPIARVTRSIPRRLVLCVLLAALFLASVAAAVVSSYWVLLTSRLVTAVAQALFWAVMGPVAVGLFPPEVRGRVIGALSVGGSLALVLGVPGGTWLGEHASWQVPFLVVGALAIPSLIVIATALPTSRPEAGHAVHGVAPDTRRFAVVLTVTGLTVTGVFAGYTYISKFLVDESGFSESSVSGLLLALGITGIIGVAVYGRLLDRFPRATLALPVSTQAVALLGLYAAGGSQVVAVIMIVFLGASLGPIFMATQSQVMHFAPGRTETAIAANGAAYNTGVAAGAFMGGLLLHLTGVRGTFLIGGLMTLVALLLLLEEQLLAVGSKERWTDAPEQTREPDDAWAQS, translated from the coding sequence ATGGCGACGGAGAAGTCGACGTACCGGCGTGGTGTCGCCGTGGTCGGTGCGCTCATGCTGGGAGCGTTCGCCTTCAACACCACCGAGAACCTGCCGATCGGCATCCTCAAGCTGATCTCGGACGACCTGCACCAGTCACTGTCGGCCGTCGGCCTGCTGGTGTCCGGGTACGGCCTCACGGTCGCCGTCGTCTCGGTGCCGATCGCCAGGGTGACCCGCTCGATACCGCGCCGCCTCGTTCTCTGCGTCCTGCTGGCCGCGCTCTTCCTCGCGAGCGTCGCGGCGGCCGTGGTCTCCTCCTACTGGGTGCTGCTGACCAGCCGGTTGGTCACCGCGGTGGCCCAGGCACTGTTCTGGGCGGTGATGGGGCCGGTCGCGGTCGGCCTGTTTCCCCCCGAGGTCCGAGGCCGCGTCATAGGGGCGCTGTCCGTGGGCGGTTCGCTCGCCCTCGTCCTCGGGGTGCCCGGCGGCACCTGGCTGGGCGAGCACGCCAGCTGGCAGGTGCCGTTCCTGGTGGTCGGGGCGCTCGCCATCCCCTCCCTCATCGTGATCGCCACCGCGCTGCCGACGTCCCGCCCGGAAGCGGGACACGCGGTGCACGGCGTCGCACCGGACACCCGCCGGTTCGCGGTCGTACTGACCGTCACCGGTCTCACCGTCACCGGTGTCTTCGCCGGATACACCTACATCTCCAAGTTCCTCGTGGACGAGAGCGGGTTCAGCGAGTCCTCCGTGAGCGGCCTGCTCCTGGCCCTCGGCATCACCGGCATCATCGGCGTCGCGGTGTACGGCCGGCTCCTCGACCGCTTCCCGCGGGCGACCCTCGCCCTCCCCGTCTCGACACAGGCGGTGGCACTGCTCGGGTTGTACGCGGCGGGCGGGTCACAGGTCGTGGCGGTGATCATGATCGTGTTCCTCGGCGCCTCCCTGGGACCGATCTTCATGGCCACGCAGAGCCAGGTCATGCACTTCGCGCCGGGCCGCACGGAGACGGCCATCGCCGCGAACGGCGCCGCCTACAACACGGGCGTGGCCGCGGGCGCCTTCATGGGCGGCCTGCTGCTCCATCTCACCGGCGTGCGCGGCACCTTCCTGATCGGCGGCCTGATGACCCTCGTCGCCCTGCTGCTCCTGCTGGAGGAGCAACTCCTCGCCGTGGGCAGCAAGGAACGGTGGACCGACGCCCCGGAGCAGACACGGGAGCCGGACGACGCGTGGGCCCAGTCATGA
- the egtA gene encoding ergothioneine biosynthesis glutamate--cysteine ligase EgtA: MSDSMDDCGDCTEHRTAVTEAEVDALVQGICFKTGPPRTLGVEVEWLVHELRLPQLPVAPERLEAAYAALRTVPLRSPLTVEPGGQLELSSPPAASLTELIETVSADLDTVRAVLAEDGLGLVGFGHDPWHTPRRFLREPRYDAMEVCLDRTGTAGRHMMCTSASVQVCVDAGYEEPGPLGHERRWWLAHHLGAVLVAAFANSPLVGREPTGWRSTRQLLWTEIGAGRAGAPPADGPPRTAWARHVLDAPVMCVRHDGGPWDVPEGLTFRAWTRSRSPRPPTRADLDYHLTTLFPPVRPRGHLELRMIDAQPGDDGWIVPLAVTAALFDDPEAAEAAYRAVKPLAERALNLPAPHNPLWIDAARQGLADAELREAAVACFTAALEALPRLGATSPVIDAVAAYLNRYVVRGRCPADDLLDRLRETDIPQTRLRSTGGTPTIHGRKDIRT, translated from the coding sequence ATGTCCGACTCCATGGACGACTGTGGCGACTGTACGGAGCACCGTACCGCCGTCACCGAAGCCGAGGTGGACGCCCTCGTCCAGGGCATCTGCTTCAAGACCGGCCCGCCCCGCACTCTCGGGGTCGAAGTGGAATGGCTCGTCCACGAGCTGCGGCTGCCGCAGCTCCCGGTAGCACCCGAACGACTCGAAGCGGCCTACGCCGCCCTGCGGACCGTGCCGCTGAGGTCCCCCCTCACGGTCGAACCCGGCGGCCAGCTGGAGCTCAGCTCGCCGCCCGCCGCCTCCTTGACGGAGCTCATAGAGACCGTCTCCGCCGACCTGGACACCGTCCGCGCGGTCCTCGCCGAGGACGGCCTGGGACTGGTCGGCTTCGGCCACGACCCCTGGCACACACCCCGCCGGTTCCTGCGCGAACCGCGCTACGACGCCATGGAGGTCTGCCTCGACCGCACCGGCACGGCCGGGCGGCACATGATGTGCACCTCGGCCTCCGTCCAGGTGTGCGTGGACGCCGGATACGAAGAACCCGGCCCGCTCGGACACGAGCGGCGCTGGTGGCTGGCGCACCACCTGGGCGCGGTGCTGGTGGCGGCGTTCGCGAACTCCCCCCTGGTCGGCCGGGAACCCACGGGCTGGCGCTCCACCCGGCAGCTGCTGTGGACGGAGATCGGCGCCGGCCGCGCGGGCGCTCCCCCGGCGGACGGGCCGCCGAGGACCGCCTGGGCCCGCCATGTGCTGGACGCCCCGGTGATGTGCGTCCGCCACGACGGCGGCCCGTGGGACGTGCCCGAGGGCCTGACCTTCCGCGCCTGGACCCGGTCGCGCTCGCCCCGGCCGCCCACCCGGGCGGATCTCGACTACCACCTGACCACCCTGTTCCCGCCGGTGCGGCCTCGCGGCCACCTGGAGCTGCGGATGATCGACGCGCAGCCCGGTGACGACGGCTGGATCGTGCCGCTCGCGGTGACCGCGGCGCTGTTCGACGACCCGGAGGCCGCCGAAGCCGCGTACCGGGCGGTGAAACCCCTGGCGGAGCGGGCCCTGAACCTGCCCGCCCCGCACAATCCGCTGTGGATCGACGCGGCCCGGCAGGGTCTCGCCGACGCCGAGCTGCGGGAGGCCGCCGTCGCCTGCTTCACGGCGGCGCTGGAGGCCCTGCCCCGGCTCGGCGCCACATCCCCGGTCATCGACGCCGTGGCGGCGTATCTGAACCGCTACGTCGTCCGGGGCCGCTGCCCCGCCGACGACCTGCTGGACCGTCTGCGCGAGACCGACATCCCCCAGACTCGGCTGCGCTCGACCGGGGGGACCCCCACCATCCACGGGAGGAAGGACATCCGCACATGA
- the egtB gene encoding ergothioneine biosynthesis protein EgtB, with protein MTAPETEATPTEADGEGLRERALASLTTARARTTLLTSCVEDPDLTAQHSPLMSPLVWDLAHIGNQEELWLLRAVGGREAMRPEIDGLYDAFEHPRSERPSLPLLAPAEARAYAAEVRGRALDLLAAADFHGSRLTEAGFAFGMIAQHEQQHDETMLITHQLRKGPQALTAPDPEPAELFAGPAEVLVPGGPFTMGTSTEPWALDNERPAHPVDVAPFWIDTTPVTNAAYTAFIEDGGYDTERWWTPEGWAHIRQHSLTAPLFWRRDGGQWLRRRFGITEAVPPDEPVMHVCWYEADAYARWAGRRLPTEAEWEKAARHDPATGRSNRYPWGDADPAPEHANLGQRHLRPAPAGSYPKGESPLGVRQLIGDVWEWTASDFLPYPGFRAFPYKEYSQVFFGSEHKVLRGGSFAVDPVACRGTFRNWDYPIRRQIFSGFRTARSEAL; from the coding sequence ATGACCGCCCCTGAGACCGAGGCCACGCCCACCGAGGCGGACGGCGAGGGGCTGCGCGAGCGCGCGCTCGCCTCGCTCACCACCGCCCGCGCCCGCACCACGCTGCTGACCAGCTGCGTGGAGGACCCCGACCTCACCGCCCAGCACTCCCCGCTGATGTCCCCGCTGGTGTGGGACCTCGCGCACATCGGCAACCAGGAGGAGCTGTGGCTGCTGCGGGCGGTCGGCGGCCGGGAGGCCATGCGGCCCGAGATCGACGGCCTGTACGACGCCTTCGAGCATCCGCGCTCGGAGCGCCCCTCGCTGCCGCTGCTGGCGCCCGCCGAGGCCCGCGCGTACGCGGCCGAGGTGCGCGGCCGGGCCCTGGACCTGCTGGCGGCCGCGGACTTCCACGGCAGCCGGCTGACCGAGGCCGGCTTCGCCTTCGGGATGATCGCCCAGCACGAACAGCAGCACGACGAGACGATGCTGATCACCCATCAGCTGCGCAAGGGCCCGCAGGCCCTGACCGCACCCGACCCGGAACCGGCCGAGCTGTTCGCGGGCCCGGCCGAAGTCCTCGTCCCCGGCGGCCCGTTCACCATGGGCACCTCCACCGAGCCCTGGGCGCTGGACAACGAGCGTCCGGCGCACCCGGTGGACGTGGCACCGTTCTGGATCGACACGACGCCGGTGACCAACGCGGCCTACACGGCGTTCATCGAGGACGGCGGCTACGACACCGAGCGCTGGTGGACGCCCGAGGGCTGGGCGCACATCCGGCAGCACTCCCTGACCGCCCCGCTGTTCTGGCGCCGGGACGGCGGGCAGTGGCTCCGGCGCCGGTTCGGCATCACCGAGGCCGTACCGCCCGACGAGCCGGTGATGCACGTGTGCTGGTACGAGGCGGACGCCTACGCCCGCTGGGCCGGGCGCCGGCTGCCCACCGAGGCGGAGTGGGAGAAGGCCGCCCGCCACGACCCGGCCACCGGACGCTCGAACCGCTACCCCTGGGGCGACGCCGATCCGGCGCCGGAGCACGCCAACCTGGGCCAGCGGCATCTGCGCCCCGCCCCCGCCGGCAGTTACCCGAAGGGTGAATCCCCGCTCGGTGTACGGCAGTTGATCGGCGACGTGTGGGAGTGGACGGCGAGCGACTTCCTGCCGTACCCGGGGTTCAGGGCGTTCCCGTACAAGGAGTACTCGCAGGTGTTCTTCGGCTCCGAGCACAAGGTGCTGCGCGGCGGTTCGTTCGCCGTGGACCCGGTGGCCTGCCGGGGCACGTTCCGCAACTGGGACTACCCGATCCGCCGGCAGATCTTCTCCGGTTTCCGCACCGCCCGCTCGGAGGCCCTCTGA
- a CDS encoding condensation domain-containing protein — protein sequence MLNREEPELLLLAPQLRTWSAQAEDLSNPVYCICDYLDIRGQVDPVLMSSAHDHVEREAEALRLGIRNAEGEYRQFLRDETAPLDFLDLSGESAPEAAAKSWMESDAHRPVDPLRLCTAALIKVAGDHFILYRRVHHALVDGYSLALVFNRTAAVYTALAQGLPPGDGGFPPYARLLETDAEYRGTRSFARDREHWLRKMAGHPEPVSLAGRKAGLAIGRRRTAELAPDAVARLERAAGGLGVTWSDLAVSTMAAYVARTTGAGELLLGLPTGGRLSPQTRNVPGMTMNILPLRLTVDTTTSLDAFAGQVSREIREVLLHSRYPTAEISRELAEQGGGSRLWGPMVNVMRFDYKLDFAGAHAAMRTASIPLTVDLTVYFFQTSADGTTEVILDAHPELYSPEETDRHMDGLLSLLRSMETTEPHTVVGDIGS from the coding sequence TTGCTTAATCGCGAGGAACCGGAACTTCTCTTACTTGCTCCACAGTTACGCACTTGGTCGGCTCAGGCTGAAGACCTGAGCAACCCTGTTTACTGTATTTGCGACTACCTCGACATCCGAGGACAAGTCGACCCTGTTCTGATGAGCTCCGCGCATGACCACGTCGAGCGGGAAGCCGAGGCGCTGCGCCTGGGCATCAGGAACGCAGAAGGAGAGTACCGACAGTTCCTGCGCGACGAGACGGCCCCACTGGACTTCCTGGATCTGAGTGGAGAATCCGCGCCGGAAGCGGCGGCGAAGTCCTGGATGGAATCCGACGCCCATCGGCCGGTGGACCCGCTGCGGTTGTGCACCGCGGCGCTCATCAAGGTCGCCGGTGATCATTTCATCCTGTACCGGCGGGTGCACCACGCCCTCGTCGACGGCTACAGTCTCGCCCTCGTCTTCAACCGCACCGCCGCGGTGTACACCGCGCTCGCTCAGGGACTTCCGCCCGGCGACGGCGGCTTCCCTCCCTACGCACGTCTGCTGGAGACCGACGCGGAGTACCGCGGCACCAGGAGTTTCGCCCGCGACCGGGAGCACTGGCTGCGGAAGATGGCGGGCCACCCCGAGCCGGTGAGCCTCGCGGGCCGCAAGGCGGGACTGGCCATCGGGCGCCGCCGCACCGCCGAGCTCGCGCCGGACGCCGTCGCACGCCTGGAGCGCGCGGCCGGTGGTCTCGGCGTGACCTGGTCCGACCTGGCCGTCAGCACCATGGCGGCGTACGTGGCGCGCACCACCGGCGCCGGCGAGCTCCTGCTCGGCCTGCCCACCGGCGGCCGCCTGAGTCCGCAGACGCGGAACGTGCCCGGCATGACGATGAACATCCTGCCGCTGCGCCTCACCGTGGACACCACCACCTCGCTCGACGCGTTCGCCGGGCAGGTGTCGCGGGAGATAAGGGAAGTACTGCTGCATTCCCGCTATCCCACCGCCGAGATCTCCCGCGAACTCGCCGAACAGGGCGGCGGGTCGCGACTGTGGGGCCCCATGGTCAACGTCATGAGGTTCGATTACAAGCTGGACTTCGCCGGAGCCCACGCCGCCATGCGCACGGCGTCGATTCCGCTCACCGTCGACCTGACCGTGTACTTCTTCCAGACCTCGGCGGACGGCACCACCGAAGTCATTCTCGACGCGCATCCCGAGCTGTACAGCCCGGAGGAAACAGACCGGCACATGGACGGTCTGCTCTCTCTGCTGCGCTCGATGGAAACCACCGAGCCCCACACCGTCGTGGGTGACATCGGCAGCTGA
- a CDS encoding TIGR02452 family protein, with translation MSARLRGIAMETEEIVAAGGYRAPDGREVSVAAATEAARAGTRMYGPEPVPVPTDRDEEPFFEVTGESSLEAARRLADAPVAVLNFASARNPGGGYLNGAQAQEEALCRASALHTCLLEARAFYDHHRAHRDPFYTDRVIHSPAVPVFRDDRGRLLPEPYLAGFLTAAAPNAGVVRRTAPERAGELPAALAARAGRVLETAAAHGYRRLVLGAWGCGVFQNDPAQVAGAFRTLLGPGGRFARTFDHVVFGVLDRTPGATVREAFVRAFPERLPRP, from the coding sequence GTGAGTGCGCGCCTGCGCGGCATCGCCATGGAGACCGAGGAGATCGTGGCGGCCGGCGGGTATCGCGCGCCGGACGGCCGCGAGGTGTCCGTGGCCGCCGCGACCGAGGCCGCCCGGGCGGGGACACGGATGTACGGCCCCGAGCCGGTGCCGGTGCCCACAGACCGGGACGAGGAGCCGTTCTTCGAGGTTACGGGCGAGAGCAGCCTCGAGGCCGCCCGCCGGCTGGCCGACGCCCCGGTCGCCGTCCTGAACTTCGCCTCGGCCCGCAATCCGGGCGGCGGCTATCTGAACGGCGCCCAGGCCCAGGAAGAGGCCCTGTGCCGTGCCTCGGCGCTGCACACCTGCCTGCTCGAAGCCCGCGCCTTCTACGACCACCACCGGGCCCACCGCGACCCGTTCTACACGGACCGGGTGATCCACAGCCCTGCCGTGCCGGTCTTCCGTGACGACCGGGGCCGGCTGCTGCCGGAGCCGTACCTCGCGGGGTTCCTGACGGCGGCGGCGCCCAACGCGGGTGTCGTACGACGTACGGCGCCGGAGCGCGCCGGCGAGCTGCCGGCCGCCCTGGCCGCGCGGGCCGGGCGGGTCCTGGAGACCGCCGCGGCCCACGGCTACCGGCGGCTGGTGCTCGGCGCCTGGGGCTGCGGCGTCTTCCAGAACGACCCGGCGCAGGTCGCGGGCGCCTTCCGGACGCTCCTCGGCCCCGGCGGGCGATTCGCGCGGACGTTCGACCATGTCGTGTTCGGCGTCCTGGACCGTACGCCGGGAGCGACGGTCCGGGAGGCCTTCGTGCGGGCGTTCCCGGAGCGTCTGCCGCGGCCCTAG
- a CDS encoding amidase encodes MTPDRATGLAKSVRALADGEVTSRALIEQALARIEATQPTLNAFRIVRAEAALAEADAADRELAGGARRPLLGVPVAVKDDMDVAGEPTAFGCPGDFPPVATDGEAVRRLRAAGAVIVGKTNTCELGQWPFTEGPAFGETRNPWHTGHTPGGSSGGSAAAVAAGLVPAALGSDGAGSVRIPASWTHLIGIKPQRGRISTWPHGESFHGITVNGTLARTVADAALLLDAASGNHERDPHRPPALTVTEAVGRDPGRLRVALSLKPPFTAVPARLHTEVRARILELAEKLAALGHIVEEADPPYGQIGLTFVPRATAGIADRVREAPDPALLDPRTRDAARLGRLLGGAPLRAARRAEAVLHRRIGAFFGSYDVVLAPTTAAPPLAIGALHGLRGLATDRAMIAACPYAWPWNVLGWPGVNVPAGFVGGGLPVGGQLLGPANSEPLLVSLAAQLEADLRWHELWPPVEPGEDSRAA; translated from the coding sequence ATGACGCCCGACCGTGCCACAGGCCTCGCGAAGTCCGTCCGCGCGCTCGCCGACGGGGAGGTGACCTCGCGCGCGCTGATCGAGCAGGCCCTGGCCCGCATCGAGGCCACCCAGCCGACCCTGAACGCCTTCCGGATCGTGCGCGCCGAGGCCGCGCTCGCCGAAGCGGACGCCGCCGACCGGGAGTTGGCCGGCGGAGCGCGGCGCCCGCTGCTCGGGGTGCCGGTCGCGGTCAAGGACGACATGGACGTGGCGGGGGAACCGACCGCGTTCGGCTGCCCCGGCGACTTTCCGCCGGTCGCGACGGACGGCGAGGCGGTACGGCGGCTGCGCGCGGCCGGGGCCGTGATCGTCGGCAAGACGAACACCTGCGAGCTGGGGCAGTGGCCGTTCACGGAGGGCCCGGCGTTCGGGGAGACCCGCAACCCGTGGCACACCGGCCACACCCCCGGCGGCTCCTCCGGGGGCTCCGCGGCGGCGGTGGCCGCCGGCCTGGTCCCCGCCGCGCTGGGCTCGGACGGTGCGGGCTCGGTGCGGATCCCGGCCTCCTGGACCCATCTGATCGGCATCAAGCCGCAGCGCGGACGCATCTCGACCTGGCCGCACGGCGAGTCCTTCCACGGCATCACGGTCAACGGCACACTGGCCCGTACGGTCGCCGACGCGGCCCTGCTGCTGGACGCGGCGAGCGGCAACCACGAACGGGACCCGCACCGCCCGCCGGCCCTCACGGTGACGGAGGCGGTCGGCCGCGACCCCGGCCGGCTGCGTGTCGCGCTGTCGCTCAAGCCGCCGTTCACCGCCGTACCCGCCCGGCTGCATACGGAGGTCCGGGCCCGGATTCTCGAACTCGCCGAGAAACTCGCCGCGTTGGGGCACATCGTCGAGGAGGCCGACCCGCCCTACGGCCAGATCGGGCTGACCTTCGTGCCGCGCGCCACCGCCGGTATCGCCGACCGGGTCCGCGAGGCCCCCGACCCCGCGCTGCTCGACCCGCGCACCCGGGACGCGGCCCGGCTCGGCCGGCTCCTCGGCGGGGCCCCGCTGAGGGCGGCCCGGCGGGCCGAGGCGGTCCTGCACCGCAGGATCGGGGCGTTCTTCGGGTCGTACGACGTGGTCCTCGCCCCGACCACCGCCGCTCCCCCGCTCGCGATCGGTGCCCTGCACGGGCTCCGCGGCCTCGCCACCGATCGCGCGATGATCGCCGCCTGTCCGTACGCCTGGCCATGGAACGTCCTCGGCTGGCCCGGTGTGAACGTGCCCGCCGGCTTCGTCGGAGGAGGCCTGCCGGTGGGCGGTCAGCTGCTGGGCCCGGCGAACAGTGAACCCCTGCTGGTCTCCCTCGCCGCCCAGTTGGAGGCGGACCTGCGCTGGCACGAGCTCTGGCCGCCCGTGGAACCGGGCGAGGATTCCAGGGCCGCGTGA